Within the Streptomyces sp. R41 genome, the region AGAAGTCGGGGTCCGCACTGCGGAAGACGACAACCCGCGTGCTGTCGTCGGAGTCAGTCGTGTCGAGCAGTGCGATCAGGTCTGCGACGAACCGCTCGTCGATCAGGTTGATCGGGGGGTTGTCGATCGTGGCCCACAGGACCCCGTTGCGCAGTTCCGTTCGGATCGTCTCGTGCTTCTCGGACATCGGCTTCAGCTCCTCCGCCAATTCCACTTGCTTTTTGCAAGCGCTACGATCACCTTGGCCGCTTCACCTGCAAAAAGCTGCGCCAGTGGGGCCAAAGGCACCTGTTCGACGACGAGCCCATCAATCGCGTCATCGACGCTCGCACGGGAAAGCAACCCCAACTGATCACGCTCACCGCCGAGGACGGCAGGGAACTGTTCCCCGAGGACATCCGGGTGGTCCAGTCGCGTGCGGCAGACCCCATCGAGACCGCCTTGCCCATCGAGACACCTCGCCGTCGCGCGGCGGCACGACCTGACCGCCCTCGCCGACGCCCGAAAGCAGAGAACTGACAGAGACCGCCCGGCGGCAATGCGACCTGGCGGACTCGCGTTCATCCAGTCGACAAGTCCGACACTCGGCGGCGTCGCCCGCGCAACGGACGTGCGGCGGCTGGACACGTGTCCCCGGCGGTGAACGGCGACGAAACGCGTGCCGTGTCAGGCATCAACGCCATGGGTGTCAGGTGTCGGCAATTCGAACCACACCGTTTTCCCTCGTCCGCTGGGCGAGTTGCCCCATGCGGAAGCCGGCGCGGAAACGATGACCAGCCCCCGCCCTCCCTCGGCCTGGTCCTCCTCGCGCGGAACCGTCACGGCTTTCGCGAGATGCGGATCACTGTGACGGACCTCAACGCGTATGCGTTCGGGAAACTCGCGGACGTAGACGTACACGTCGCTGTCGCCGTGGACCAAGCCGTTGGTGACGACCTCCGACACCAGGAGTACCTCGATCCGCGATCGCCGAAACGGCAGACGATCTTGAGGTCCGACAACCGCCCATGACCAGCACGAGCACACGACCACCAAGGCACACCAGCCCCGTGACCAGCGACTTCACTATGGTGGATCTTCACTGGTCACGACAGGGCCAAGAAGGCCCGGCCGGCCCGCGACAGCAGTCGCCCCGGGGCCGGCCTTGGCCGGGGCGGCTCAGCCCAGGTAGAAGTCCCTGCGGGCGGCCACGTACGCCTCGATCGACTGGGCGGGGATGCCCGTCACGCGCTCGACGCCGTCGGCCGTGCGGTCGTAACGGTTGTCCCGGTGCAGCCGGGCCATGGTGGCGGCGTGCTGTTCGATGTGCGGCGGCAGGCCCATCCTGGAGAGCCCCTGGGACTGCCACCGGTCCAGCGGCACGTCCACGCAGGACACCGGACGGCCCAGCGCCCGCGAGAACTCCTCGGCCAGCTCAGTCATGTCGACCGAGCGGGGCCCGGTCAGCTCGTAGGTCTGCCCGATGTGCGGAGCCGGGTCGCGGAGCACGGTGGCGACCACCCGGGCGACATCGTCCACGGCGACCGGCGAGGTGCGTCCGGTGCCGAACGGCAGCGCGATCGTGCCGCTCTCCTGAATCGACCGCGCCGCCATCATGGTGAACAGCGGATTGTCCAGGAACGACGTCGGCCGGATGTGCACCACGGGCAGCCCCGACCAGTCGAAGACCTGCTCCGCCAGCCAGTGCAGCCGCTGCTGGTGCGACTCCTCGGTGCTGGTGGCGGTCATCTGCGACACCGTCATCTGCGACAGGTCGACCAGGGCCTCCAGCTTCCCGTACTCCCTCGCAACGGAGGCCACCACGGTCGCCGCCAGCAGATGGTCCGGCGACACGCGCATCGCGAAGTACATCCGCGCCACGCCCTGCAGCGCGGCCGCTACCGTCTCGGGCCGGGTCAGGTCACCGATGACGACCTCCGCGCCGAGCGCCCGCAGCTCATCCGCACGCTCGTCCTCGCGACGGACCATGAAACGCACCGGCACTTCCTGAGCACGCAAGTGCTCGAAGACCGTACGGCCCACGCCGCCGGCACCGGGGATAAGAACAAGGTTGCTGGCAACCATCAGTCGATCTCCTTCGGAATAATGGAACAACTGAGTTGAGGTGTGATCACAGCGTCAGCGGAGCCGTCAGCAAGGCGTTGGCCCCGGCGATGTCAGCGCTGATCCGGGTGGCGACTTCACAGGGGTCTCCAGTGCTGTCGGGGGTTCTGCGATCGCCGGGCGGAGGAGGTCAGCGGCACCGAAGTCGGCACAGACCTCACCCGCGGGCGCACCCCTTCGAGCACCGTGTCGACCATCCGCTCGGACTGCCCCTCCTCGAGCTGCCGCAGCACGGTCTCGATGGTGGAGGTGTCGGCAGTGCGGCGACGTCCCCGGCAGGCGGTCGCCTCCGGTGTCTCGCGGGGATGGTTCGTGATCACCGTTGGGCTCGGACGGCCTGGCGCTGGGACTTGTCACCGTCGGCGGCCAGCGCGGCGTCCTTGCGCGGCAGGAAGAGCAGCACGACGACCGCGCCGACCAGGGCGACGGCCGCCGCCCCTATCGCGGTGATGTGCATGGCATGGATGAAGGCGTCGTGCGCGGGCCGCACCAGCGTCCTGCCGGCCGGTCCCAGCTTCTCGGCGACGGCCAGGGTCGCCTGGACGGATTCACCTGCGGCGTGCCGGTCGGAGGCGGGCAGTACGCCCAGGTGGCCGTCGATGCCGTTGCGGTAGGTGGTGGACAGCAGCGACCCCAGCACGGCGACCCCCATGGCCCCGCCGACCTGCCGGAAGGTGTTGTTGACCGCGGATCCGGAGCCGGCCTTCTCCCGTGGCAGCGACGACATGATCATGACGGTGGCGGGCGGCATCACATGGGCCATCCCCGTGCCCATCAGGAAGAACAGCACCTCCAGCACCCAGATGGGGGTGTCCTGGCCGAGCAGCAGGAAGCCGGCGAAGGCCACGGCGGTCAGGACCAGGCCGCCGGCGCACACGGCTCGGGCACCGAAGCGGTTGACGACCAGCCGGGCCCGCGGGGCGAAGAACATCTGGGAGACGGCCAGCGGCAGCACGAGCAGACCGGACTGCAGGACGCTGTAGCCCCGCACGCTCTGGTTGTAGAAGACGCTGAAGAACGTGACGCCCATGAGGGCGAAGAAGACCAGGCCGATGGCGGCGACGGACGCGGAGAACCGCCGGTTGCGGAAGTAGGTGACGTCGAGGGCCGGATGGTCGCTGCGGGCCTCGTAGACCACGAAGCCGGCGAGGACCGCCAGGCCGCCGAGGATCGTCGCCCAGGACTCGGGCCGGGTGAAGTCGCCCAGCTGGCCGCCCTTGATGATGCCGTAGACCAGCAGCGCCAGACCGACGATCGACAGCAGCACGCCGACCGGGTCGAGCCTGCCTCGCCCGGGGTCCTTGGAGTCGGGGACCAGCACCACCATCGCGACCAGCGCGACGACCACGATCGGCACATTGACCAGGAAGACCGAGCCCCACCAGAAGTGCTGCAGCAGGATGCCGCCGGCGATGGGGCCGGCGGCGATGGCGAAACCGACCACACCGGTCCAGATGCCGATGGCCTTGGGCTGCTCGTCGCGCTCGAAGACGTTCATGATGACCGCGAGGGTGGCGGGCAGGATGAAGGCGCCGCCGAAGCCCATCACGGCGCGGAAGACGATGAGCTGCCCGGAGGAGTCCGACAGCGCGGACAGCGCGGATCCCACGCCGAACACCAGCATGCCGAAGAGCAGCACCTTCTTGCGGCCGAGCCGGTCACCGAGCAGGCCCGCGGTGAAGAGCAGTCCGGCGAAGACCAGCGTGTAGGAGTTGACCGCCCACTCCAGCTGGCTCTGGGTGGAGCCGAGTCCGGTGGGAGCGGGCTCGGCGATGGTCTTCATCGCCACGTTGAGGATCGAGTTGTCCAGCATCACCACCAGGAGGCTGCACGCGAGCACGGTCAGGATGGCCCAGCGCCGGCGGTGGACCGCCTCGGAAACGCCTCGTCGCTGGGCAGGCGGCACGGGTGGTGTGGACTCCGCGGGCTTCGAGGACTCGGTGGGGGTGGGTGGTGATGCCACAGGGGGTCTCCAGTGCTGTCGGTGGTACTGCGATTGCGGGGCGGAGGCCGTCGGCCTCAGACGGTGGGAGGCAGCGCACGGCCTGCCTGACCTGCCGGGTGATCTCATCGAAGGCGAAATAGATGTCGCAATCAAACTAAACGCAGGTTAGGATAGATGACAAGCGACAGCCATCTGAGGAGAGTGATTCCGTGGGCCGCGTGTCGAAGGCGCAAGCGCAGGAGAACCGGCAGCACGTTGTGGCCACCGCCTCCCGGATGTTCCGCGAGAAGGGCACCGCGGTCAGCATCGCCGACCTGATGAAGGCCGTCGGGCTCACCCATGGCGCGTTCTACAAGCAGTTCACTTCCAAGGAGGACCTGGTCGACAAGGCCATCGCCCACGCCTTCGAGGATCCGGCGGCACACTCGCCGGTGGGGCTGGAGGAGCACGCCGGGGAGCACGAGGCCGCCCGCCGGACGCTGATCGAGGACTACCTCTCGGTCTGGCACCGCGATCACGTCGGGGACGGCTGCCCCGTCTCAGGATTCGCCGCCGACCTGGGGCGCGACCCTGACCAGGCCGCCCGCTCCCAGGAGGTCTACATCAACGGGGTACGGAACCGCGCCGCTCGGCTGGCCACCGGCGACGACGACGGCATGGCCCAGCTCTGCACCATGGTCGGTGCCCTCGCCCTCGCCCGCGCCACCCGGGGCAACCCGCTCTCCGAAGAACTGCTGCAGGCCGCGCGCACGGCTCTCACCGAGGGCGGCACCGGGCGGTCGGAACCGCAGCAGCGCACGGACTGACCGGGGGCCGGCGGACGGCGTCGGCCGCCGTCCGGGCCCGACTGTGCGGCCGACCGGGCCCGCGGGTCGGCTCCGGGCCGGGCCCGGCCGTCAGTTCCCGGCCCGCGGCCGGACCACACCGCTGCTCATGGTGGTCGCTCTCAACGACACGGTCACCGACCTGGCACTCGCCGCCTACGAACGGGCGCTCGAACCGAAGCGGCTGCGGTTGCTCCCGGGCGGCCACTTCGACCCGTACACCACGCAGTTCGACCAGTCGAGCGCCGCTGCCCTCGCCTGGTTCCGTGAGCTCCTCACATGACAGGCGAACACGCCCGCAGGGGGCGCACCGCCAGTGCGAGACGGAGGAGGGACCATGCCCCACCTGACCTGCGCCGTCGACGACGGCCTCGCGACTCTGGTCCTGAACAACCCGCAGCAGAACCGCACCGATTCACTGACGGCCACCGAGCTCGCCGAAACCCTCGAGGCCATCGGCCGCAGCAGCGCCCGTGTCGTCCTCGTGCACGCCGAAGGCCCCGAGTTTCCGCTTGGCGGCCGGGTGATGCGTGGCCCGGCACTGACCCGTCCGGCCGAATCGCCGGCTCTGCTCCTGGACCGACGAACGGAAAGCACGGTAGGAAACCAACGTGAATGATCTGCTCACCACGGTCATCGAGGCCCATGGCGGGATCGAACGCTGGCAGGAACTGACCCAGGCGCAGGCCACCATTGTCAGTGGTGGCGACCTGTTCGCCATCAAGGGCCTGCCGCAGGATGCCACGCCACGGATGATGACGATCAGGCTGCACGAGGAGCACGCCTCGGTACAGCCCTTCGGTGCTCCTGACCAGAAGACCGACTTCACGCCCGGACGAGTGAGCATCGAAAAACTCGACGGGCACGTGGTGGCCGAACGCAAGGACCCTCGGACGTCTTTCTCCGGACACACACTGGAGACACCCTGGGACCCGCTGGACCGCGCCTACTTCAACGGCTATGCGTTGTGGACCTACCTGACCACGCCCTTCCTGCTTGCCATGCCCGGCTTCACGGTCACCGACATCGAGCCGTGGCGGGAAAGAGATGAGGTCTGGCCAGGTCTGCGCGCCGCCTTCCCGCTCCAGATCGCAAGCCACAGCGCCCACCAGGACTTCTACTTCGGTCCCGACCGGCTCCTGCGGCGCCACGACTACCACGTCGACGTGGCCGGCGGATTCGCCGCCGCACAGTACGTCTACGACTACGCAGAAGCGGACGGCATCGTGCTGCCCACCAAACGCCGGGCTTACCGCCGCGACACCGACGGTCGTCCGCTCATGGAGCAGGTCATGGTCTCCATCGACCTCAGCAACGTCCACTTCAGCTGACAGAGCCTTCTGTCGATGCCCCCTCTGTCAGCTGCTGTCATGGCACACCGGGTCGAGAGACATCAGCGCTGTGGGTGACTCTGTCCCGACCCACCTCGGTGAGCCATACCTTCAGGAGGAACCCTGGATGGCTTGCTCGGACCAGATCGTCTTCCCGTTCTGGCCATGGCGGCAGCCCCATCGTCCGCCGAGTTGAGCGACGAGGAACAGGCCGCGTCCTCCCTCGTCGGTCATGTGGGCACGCCGAAGGCGGGGTTGGGTGCAGTTGGAGTCGGTGACCTCGCACACCAGGACGTTGTGGCGAAGCAGACGGAGGTCCATCGGCGGACGACCGTAGCGGATGGCGTTGGTCACCAGTTCGCTGACGATGAGTTCGGTGGTGAAGAGGAGGTCGTCCAGGCCCCACGTGGTGAGTTGGCGGGTTATCCACTTTCGAGCCTTGGAGACGGCGGCCGGATCGGCCGGGATCTCCCAGTGAGCGGTGTCCGCCACTGGGACGGCGCGGGTGCGGGCCAGCAGCAGGGCCGCGTCGTCGCGCGGCGCCTGGTCCGCCAGGTCGGAGAGGAGAGCCCGGCCGGTTTCGTCCAGGGCACGATCCGGACGGCAGTACGCGGCGAGGGCTTCGGTCAGGCGCCGCAGGCCTTGGCCGGTGTCGCGATCGCCTCGTTCGACCAGGCCGTCGGTGTAGAGAGCGAGGACGCTGCCCGGCTCGACGTCGATCACGGTGGTCTCGTACGGCATGCCGCTGAGGGCGAGTGGTGGCCCTGGGGAGATCCCGACTGCTTCGGCGGTTCCGTCGGGCCGGACCAGGACGGGTGGTGGGTGGCCGGCACTGGCGATGGTGCAGCGCCTGGTGACCGGGTCGTAGACCGCGTACAGGCAGGTGCCGCCAACAATGTCGCGGTCGTCGAGTGGGGCTTCGGCCGCGAGGCGCTGGACCAGGTCGGCGATCCGGGTGAGCAGCTCGTCCGGTTCGAGTTCCAGGTCCGCGAGCGTCTGGATGGCGGCGCGGAGGCGGCCCATGGTGGCGCTTGCGGGCATGCCGTGGCCGACCACGTCTCCGGCGACAAGGGCCACCCGGAGAGAGGGCAGAGCAATGGCGTCGTACCAGTCGCCGCTGCTGCCTGCTCCCCCGCCTGCGGGCAGGTAGACGCCGGCGGTCTCGGCTGCCGGAGTGTCGGTGGTGGCCGGGGGAAGGAGGCGCCGCTGCAGCGCTACGGCCGCCCTGTGCTCGCGCGTGTAACGGCGGGCGTTGTCGATGGCGAGCGCACCCCGTGAGGCGATCTGCTTCATGAGATCCGCCTCGTCCTCGGTGAAGAGGTCGGATCGGCCGCAGCGCCAGGCCGTTATGGCGCCGAGCGTGAGCCCGCGGGCATGCAACGGTGCCACCATCACCGAATGGGCGCCCTTCGGGACGAGATACTCGACCAGGTGCGGGTCTCTGACCATGGCGATGAAGTCGTCAAGGCCGAAGACGACTGGCTCGCCGTGTCGGAAACTGTGCAGCAGGGGGTGGTCGGGAAGGGGCGGGATGGACTCGCCGCGCTTGATGCCGGCCGGCCACACCGCGGTGGCCGGTGCAAGGGCCGCGTTGCCCATGTTTCCACCGTGCAGCTGCTTCGAGGGTTCTTCCCCGTCGGAAACGGAGTGCGCAAGGTCGACTGCGGCGAGATCCCCGAACGCAGGTGCGAGAACGTCCGCAAGGTCCTGTGCGGTGCGCACGACATCCAGGGATCCTCCTACTCGTTCGGCCACCTCGCGGGCGAGATCCAGATGACGGTGGGCGCGCATCTGGTCGGCGTTGTCGAAGTACAGGGCTGCGACCCCCGTGGGGCGTCCTCGCGCGTCCTCCAGACGGAAGGCGGACAGCGACAGCGCGTGCTGCCGCGCCGGATCGTGCCGCCAGCTCACTTGCTGGTTTCTGCGGATTACTGGGGCACCCGTCTCGATTACCTGGCGCAGTAGTGCCTCGAGGTTCTCGGCGTCCTTGGCGCACAGCACGTCGCTCAGCCGAGCGCCGGGCTGTACCGGACGGCCGTCGAGAGTTCCCGGCGTGGCGTTCGTCTGCACAGTGGTGAGATCCGTGTCGTACACAGCGATGGTGATCCGGTTCTGTGCGGACAGTGCACGCAGGAGCGCCGCGCCCTGTTCGTGGCCGGCGACGTGGTGGGTAGGGGCCGCCAGGACGAGGACCTCCGCCGAGCCGGAGCCCCCCACCTTGGTGGTCCGGAAGGTGACATCGATGGTGTCGCCGCACTGGTGCCACAGCCGTACCCGGCCGGATGCCGGTATCTCCGCGTCGCGCAGGTCGTCCGGGAGGCCGGCCACCAGTTCCCGCACGGGGCGGCCACAGACCTCCTCGGCGCGGAACCCCGTCAGCTCCTCTGCTGCCCCGGTCCACCGCACCACCGCGCCTCGATTGTCGAGCACGGCGGCTGCCGGACCGTCGCAGGCATGCGAGCTGTCGCTGGGACCGGAACCGGAGACGCCCGTCGATCCTTGGGAGGCGCCTGCCGAGTAGGCGTTCTTGACATTCTCTATGTCCATCCGTGGCTTCCTTCTGTGGCTTGCTTGGCGAGAGCCTGCGGCTCGAGAGATCGGCATGCTGTGGCAGCCGTCGGCCGCCCGGTCGGTCGCGCGTCACGCCGCAAGGGCTTTGGAGGGCAGGTCTTGTTCGGCCCAGACGACCTTGCCGTCCGTTGCGGAGCGGGAGCCCCACCTGTGGGACAACTGAGCGACGAGGGAAAGACCGCGGCCGTTCTCGTCGATGTTGTGGGGATGACGGGGGCGTGGGTGGCTGGGGTTGCTGTCGGAGACTTCGCAAGTCAAGAACTGGTGATGGATGAGCCGTAGGCGGATCGGCCCGCCGCCGTAGCGGATGGCGTTGGTGACCAGTTCACTGACGATCAGCTCCTCGGTGGTCACCAGATGCTCAAGCCCCCATTCGCTGAGCTGACGGGCGGCTGCCTGCCGGGCGATGCGGACAGCGGCCGGCTCGTTCGGCAGTTCCCAGGAGGCAACCTGGGCCGGTTCGAGTCCGCGAGTCCGCGCAAGGAGCAAGGTGACATCGTCCGCCGGGGCCTGAGTCGGCAAGGTCTCGATCACGTGGGAGCACAGGTCTTCCAGGGACGAACCGGACTCTGTCAGGGCGGCGCCCAGGCGATCCAGGCCCACGTCGATGTCGTCGTCGCGGGACTCGACCAGACCGTCGGTGTAGAGCGCGAGCAGAGTTCCCTCGGGCAGTTCCAGTTCCACGGACTCGAAGGGGACCAGACCGAGGCCGAGGCCGAGCGGGGCCCCGGAGGGCATGTCGGGGAAAGTGATCTGGCCCTGCGGGTCGATGATCGCGGGCGGGGGATGCCCGGCCCGCGCCATCGTGCACCGTCGGGTGACCGGGTCGTAGACGGCATACAGACAGGTGGCGCCCACCGACGCGGGGAGCTGGTCCGGAGCGTCGGCATCCTCCTCGCTCAGCCGCCTGACCGTGTCATCGAGGTGCGCCAGCAGTTCGTGGGGAGGCAATTCCATGTTCGCGAGCGTGCGGACGGCGGTGCGCATTCGGCCCATCGTCGCCGCGGCGTTGATGCCGTGTCCGACCACATCTCCGACGACGAGGGCCACCCGGGCGCCAGACAGTTTGATCACGTCGAACCAGTCGCCCCCCACGCCGTGGTCCATGTCAGCCGGCACATAGCGCGAGGCCACATCGAGGGCGGCGCCGCCTCCCACATGGTGGGGGAGCAGGTCGCGTTGGAGCGTGAGGGCCGCGGTGCGTTGGCGGGCGTACTGGAGAGCGTTGTCCAGGCTGAGCGCGGCCCGGGTGACGAGCTCCTCGGCGAGGAGGAGGTCGTCCTCCTGGAACGGCGTCGGCTCCTCGGAGCGGCCGAACACCGCCAGTCCCAGCACACAGCGCCGCGCACGGATGGGCACGACCATCAAAGAGTGGACGCCGCTGTCACGGAGCTTCTGCGTCCGCACAGGGTCGTGACGGACCCAGGGGCCTGAATAGGTGTCCAGCACCGGTTCCAGGTAAGACCTGCCCGTGTGCAGGGCGGTGGCGAACAGCGAGGTCGGGAAGGGGCGGATCACGTCTTGGCGCACCCACGGCAACTTGAGGACACCCGGGTCGATGGAGGCCACACCGGCACGGCGCAGCACAGGTGGGCGGCCGTTCGCCTTGCCGGTCCCCGCCGAGGGATCCACGCCGAACGGAACCGACTCCATCAGGTCGACGACTGCGTGGTCGGCCAGCAGGGGCACGGCAAGGTCGGCCAGTTCCTGCCCGGTCCGCATGACCTCGAGGGTGCTGCCGATGCGCGTGCTGGCTTCGCTGAGGATGGCAAGGCGCTCGCGCGCACGCCGGTTGCCGGTGACGTCCACGCTCATGGAGCACACTGCCAGTGCCGTGCCGTCCGCGTCCAGGAGGCAGAAGAACGAGGCCGAGAACGCGTGCTCCCGGCGCCGGTCCGTCGACGACCACGCCCGGTACTCGTGGACCGTGGTGATGCCACTGTCCAGCACCTGCCGCATCACTACCTCGAGCGCTTCGGCCTCGACGGCGGGCAGTGAGTCCCGCAGCCGGCGTCCGAACCATCGCTCACGAGGAGTGCCGTGGTGGCGCTCCATGACGTCGTTGACCCAGGTACAGCACAGCTGCGGGTCATAGACGGCGATGCCGATCGGTGCGTGGGCCAGGAGCGACTCCCGCACAGCTCCGTTGGACGGCCCCGAGGACAGGGTGCCTATGTCGGTCACGGACACCAGCCACCGGGTGCCGGCGTCCTGCCCCCACAGCAGCGAGATCCGCAGCGTCATTTTGATGGGGTGGCCGTCGCGGTGGCGGACCGTCACGGTGCCGGACCAGCCCTCCTGGGCGCGGCACTGCTCGGCGAACGCCGAAGCACTCGGGGCGTCCTCGGCGGGCGGCAGCACGTGTGCGGCGGACCGGCCCACCACTTCCCCCGCCGAGTACCCGACAAGCTGCTCGGCGGCGTGCGTCCACCCCACGACGGTCCCCTCCGCATCGAGCATGGCTATTGCCGCATCGGGTATCTCTCGGGGGCTCACCGGTTCGGTGAGTGGCGTGTGGTCGGTGTTCGTCATCCGGTTCTTCCCATCGGTGCGGGTGTGAGACAGCGTCGGCATGTGCGGCGTCGGCCCGATCTGTGGCCGTGGTGGAAGCCGGCACGACGTCTGCCAACCTTGGACGACTTTGTCCACTTCTGATGAAATAGTCAGATACGACCGCTTTATCGTCAAGTCCCCCGAAGCTGATCAAATGCCCAGATATGACCGTGCGCTGTCAGGTCACGCCATCGCGGAGTCGGGACTGGTGGGCCAGGGTGGACAGTTGAGACTGGCAGTGCAATGATGAATTCATCAGAATTGCTGCTCTTGTTTATGGAGCACGCCGATGCCAGTCACACGCAGGAACCGATTCGAACGCCGTCGCGCCGAGACCCGCCAGGCACTCGTCCGCGCCGCGCGGCAGATCCTGGCCGAGTCCGGCGGCACCAGCGCCAGCATCCATGCCATCGCGGAGCGCGCGGACGTGGGCCTCGGCTCCTTCTACAACCACTTCACGGGCAAGCCGGACCTGTTCGACGCGGCCGTGGCCGATGCACTCGAGGAGTACGCCCAAGCCGTCGACGAACGCCTGCACGGCGTCGATGATCCCGCCGAGCGCCTCGCTGGGGGCGTGCGGCTCAGCGCGCGCATGGCCGAGTCATACCCGGAGATCATGCAGATCCTGTGCCACAGCCAGCTCGGTCGTATATGCGCCGGCGACAGACTGGCTCCGCTGGCGAAGCGCGACGTGGAGCAGGGCATGGCCGCAGGCCGGTTCACCGTGGTCGACCCGGTGATCGCCCTGACCGTGCTGAACGGCAGCCTGCTGGCGCTCCTGGAGTTGTGGTGCAACCAGCCCGGGGCCGACAGCGACCAGGCCGCAGGCACGATGGCCGAGATGATCCTGCACATGCTCGGCCTCTCCCCGGATGAGGCCCGTGACCTCGCCCGGCGGCCCCTTCCCGCGGCAGCGTGAAGAGCATCCTGTCGCGCACCGGCCGACTGGCGCCGACTGCGCACCGGTTCCTGCGGCCTGCGTAATGCAGC harbors:
- a CDS encoding SpoIIE family protein phosphatase; the protein is MTNTDHTPLTEPVSPREIPDAAIAMLDAEGTVVGWTHAAEQLVGYSAGEVVGRSAAHVLPPAEDAPSASAFAEQCRAQEGWSGTVTVRHRDGHPIKMTLRISLLWGQDAGTRWLVSVTDIGTLSSGPSNGAVRESLLAHAPIGIAVYDPQLCCTWVNDVMERHHGTPRERWFGRRLRDSLPAVEAEALEVVMRQVLDSGITTVHEYRAWSSTDRRREHAFSASFFCLLDADGTALAVCSMSVDVTGNRRARERLAILSEASTRIGSTLEVMRTGQELADLAVPLLADHAVVDLMESVPFGVDPSAGTGKANGRPPVLRRAGVASIDPGVLKLPWVRQDVIRPFPTSLFATALHTGRSYLEPVLDTYSGPWVRHDPVRTQKLRDSGVHSLMVVPIRARRCVLGLAVFGRSEEPTPFQEDDLLLAEELVTRAALSLDNALQYARQRTAALTLQRDLLPHHVGGGAALDVASRYVPADMDHGVGGDWFDVIKLSGARVALVVGDVVGHGINAAATMGRMRTAVRTLANMELPPHELLAHLDDTVRRLSEEDADAPDQLPASVGATCLYAVYDPVTRRCTMARAGHPPPAIIDPQGQITFPDMPSGAPLGLGLGLVPFESVELELPEGTLLALYTDGLVESRDDDIDVGLDRLGAALTESGSSLEDLCSHVIETLPTQAPADDVTLLLARTRGLEPAQVASWELPNEPAAVRIARQAAARQLSEWGLEHLVTTEELIVSELVTNAIRYGGGPIRLRLIHHQFLTCEVSDSNPSHPRPRHPHNIDENGRGLSLVAQLSHRWGSRSATDGKVVWAEQDLPSKALAA
- a CDS encoding TetR/AcrR family transcriptional regulator; translated protein: MPVTRRNRFERRRAETRQALVRAARQILAESGGTSASIHAIAERADVGLGSFYNHFTGKPDLFDAAVADALEEYAQAVDERLHGVDDPAERLAGGVRLSARMAESYPEIMQILCHSQLGRICAGDRLAPLAKRDVEQGMAAGRFTVVDPVIALTVLNGSLLALLELWCNQPGADSDQAAGTMAEMILHMLGLSPDEARDLARRPLPAAA
- a CDS encoding TetR family transcriptional regulator, which produces MGRVSKAQAQENRQHVVATASRMFREKGTAVSIADLMKAVGLTHGAFYKQFTSKEDLVDKAIAHAFEDPAAHSPVGLEEHAGEHEAARRTLIEDYLSVWHRDHVGDGCPVSGFAADLGRDPDQAARSQEVYINGVRNRAARLATGDDDGMAQLCTMVGALALARATRGNPLSEELLQAARTALTEGGTGRSEPQQRTD
- a CDS encoding MFS transporter, which encodes MPPAQRRGVSEAVHRRRWAILTVLACSLLVVMLDNSILNVAMKTIAEPAPTGLGSTQSQLEWAVNSYTLVFAGLLFTAGLLGDRLGRKKVLLFGMLVFGVGSALSALSDSSGQLIVFRAVMGFGGAFILPATLAVIMNVFERDEQPKAIGIWTGVVGFAIAAGPIAGGILLQHFWWGSVFLVNVPIVVVALVAMVVLVPDSKDPGRGRLDPVGVLLSIVGLALLVYGIIKGGQLGDFTRPESWATILGGLAVLAGFVVYEARSDHPALDVTYFRNRRFSASVAAIGLVFFALMGVTFFSVFYNQSVRGYSVLQSGLLVLPLAVSQMFFAPRARLVVNRFGARAVCAGGLVLTAVAFAGFLLLGQDTPIWVLEVLFFLMGTGMAHVMPPATVMIMSSLPREKAGSGSAVNNTFRQVGGAMGVAVLGSLLSTTYRNGIDGHLGVLPASDRHAAGESVQATLAVAEKLGPAGRTLVRPAHDAFIHAMHITAIGAAAVALVGAVVVLLFLPRKDAALAADGDKSQRQAVRAQR
- a CDS encoding ATP-binding protein, with product MSEVVTNGLVHGDSDVYVYVREFPERIRVEVRHSDPHLAKAVTVPREEDQAEGGRGLVIVSAPASAWGNSPSGRGKTVWFELPTPDTHGVDA
- a CDS encoding NAD(P)H-binding protein; its protein translation is MVASNLVLIPGAGGVGRTVFEHLRAQEVPVRFMVRREDERADELRALGAEVVIGDLTRPETVAAALQGVARMYFAMRVSPDHLLAATVVASVAREYGKLEALVDLSQMTVSQMTATSTEESHQQRLHWLAEQVFDWSGLPVVHIRPTSFLDNPLFTMMAARSIQESGTIALPFGTGRTSPVAVDDVARVVATVLRDPAPHIGQTYELTGPRSVDMTELAEEFSRALGRPVSCVDVPLDRWQSQGLSRMGLPPHIEQHAATMARLHRDNRYDRTADGVERVTGIPAQSIEAYVAARRDFYLG
- a CDS encoding SpoIIE family protein phosphatase, producing MDIENVKNAYSAGASQGSTGVSGSGPSDSSHACDGPAAAVLDNRGAVVRWTGAAEELTGFRAEEVCGRPVRELVAGLPDDLRDAEIPASGRVRLWHQCGDTIDVTFRTTKVGGSGSAEVLVLAAPTHHVAGHEQGAALLRALSAQNRITIAVYDTDLTTVQTNATPGTLDGRPVQPGARLSDVLCAKDAENLEALLRQVIETGAPVIRRNQQVSWRHDPARQHALSLSAFRLEDARGRPTGVAALYFDNADQMRAHRHLDLAREVAERVGGSLDVVRTAQDLADVLAPAFGDLAAVDLAHSVSDGEEPSKQLHGGNMGNAALAPATAVWPAGIKRGESIPPLPDHPLLHSFRHGEPVVFGLDDFIAMVRDPHLVEYLVPKGAHSVMVAPLHARGLTLGAITAWRCGRSDLFTEDEADLMKQIASRGALAIDNARRYTREHRAAVALQRRLLPPATTDTPAAETAGVYLPAGGGAGSSGDWYDAIALPSLRVALVAGDVVGHGMPASATMGRLRAAIQTLADLELEPDELLTRIADLVQRLAAEAPLDDRDIVGGTCLYAVYDPVTRRCTIASAGHPPPVLVRPDGTAEAVGISPGPPLALSGMPYETTVIDVEPGSVLALYTDGLVERGDRDTGQGLRRLTEALAAYCRPDRALDETGRALLSDLADQAPRDDAALLLARTRAVPVADTAHWEIPADPAAVSKARKWITRQLTTWGLDDLLFTTELIVSELVTNAIRYGRPPMDLRLLRHNVLVCEVTDSNCTQPRLRRAHMTDEGGRGLFLVAQLGGRWGCRHGQNGKTIWSEQAIQGSS